A genomic region of Aspergillus oryzae RIB40 DNA, chromosome 1 contains the following coding sequences:
- a CDS encoding uncharacterized protein (predicted protein), with amino-acid sequence MISYPAHPIYPPISYGPDDLGHAPGALTPSDVSSSISPPNGQLGHTKYSTQIPGDHLASALSQEEHVRRAAEEDRRRRNTAASARFRMKKKQREQTLERTVRETTEKNATLEARVAQLEMENRWLKNLLTEKHESTSSRMPPPPEDSTALNQKGNSGGNGQKHIQPKKKGVGTDN; translated from the coding sequence ATGATCTCATATCCAGCTCACCCGATCTACCCTCCAATCTCTTATGGACCTGATGATCTGGGTCATGCCCCGGGGGCTCTGACACCCTCGGACGTTTCATCATCCATATCACCCCCGAATGGTCAACTCGGACACACCAAGTACAGCACGCAGATCCCTGGTGATCACCTCGCTTCTGCACTTTCGCAAGAAGAGCATGTTCGTCgtgctgctgaagaagaccgCCGGCGGCGAAACACCGCGGCTAGCGCCCGGTTTCGcatgaaaaagaagcagcGTGAGCAGACGCTGGAACGGACAGTGCGAGAGACTACGGAGAAGAACGCTACTCTCGAGGCCCGCGTAGCCcagctggagatggaaaatCGATGGTTGAAGAATCTCTTGACTGAGAAACACGAATCGACGAGTAGTCGCATGCCGCCCCCACCGGAAGACAGTACAGCCTTGAACCAAAAAGGCAACAGTGGCGGAAACGGCCAAAAACACATCCAGCCAAAAAAGAAGGGTGTGGGCACCGATAACTAG
- a CDS encoding ssDNA endodeoxyribonuclease RAD2 (5'-3' exonuclease) → MGVHGLWTVLQPCARPIKVETLNKKRLAVDASIWIYQFLKAVRDKEGNALRNSHVVGFFRRICKLLYFGIKPVFVFDGGAPILKRQTIAGRKKRREGRREDAVRTAGKLLAVQLQRSAEEEAARRRDGAPREQEEVPDNPVYVEDAGMTEKEKRQARSFRKKDAYHLPDLHVSLEEMGAPNDPRIMSREELEEYAKQFYRGEDINLYDFSKIDFDSPFFMSLPATDRYNILNAARLRSRLRMGYSKEQLDHMFPDRMAFSKFQIERVKERNDLTQRLMNINGMNGEDAFYNSGQRIAGERGKEYVLVKDNAVEGGWALGVVGNKDEGREHKPIDVDQYGKQEIFPEKDEDSEDDGGFEDVPIEGLNRLPKLEFLREGIFDASIRQQMQENTERRVTQGLPQSHEDDSLFVQEDVHERPHHHGRRAIDEIFEMDGENEDEGLQKAIEMSLRPTSPLDQHDNDMPDISINRSSAHLAPLKETTPSFSPESDDDGLDFATALAQSKRTKKDPVPNHPFDGPLPFESIKLDKPFKTKNPQHEELDQHAGGFEKEPAKQTKAEQPLPPWFSGGSSTAEFIADNDDSPLEIHRDSTMTPNHVFLKNHQIPKVIDVDMLPGSDEVIDLEANSEECRQPRATQTLNKTENPRKDTTAVIREIPTAGAEATNIPGRASIAETAHEPSTSHDIEASRDEQADLLRTQPSLSPEFEDVELHPKEAITGTVVPEMESQSHQVDELEDIIGEDDGFSDPEDEELMRQLAAEGEEHVRFAATLNSTSHTENTFDYEQELKQLRSQQKKDRRDADEVSQIMISECQQLLTLFGLPYITAPMEAEAQCAELVALGLVDGIITDDSDIFLFGGTRVYKNMFNQGKFVECYLTSDLEKEYALHRRKLISFAHLLGSDYTEGIPGIGPVTALEILTEFSNLEEFRDWWTQVQMGMNLSDGEHAAFYKKFRKQASKIFLSPSFPNSQVDVAYLEPEVDSDPSPFQWGVPDLHGLRNFLMATIGWSQERTDEVLVPVIRDMNRREQEGTQSNITAFFQGPQGAGAFAPRRRESMTSVKLKKMLFGSQ, encoded by the exons ATGGGTGTCCATGGGCTTTGGACCGTTTTGCAACCTTGCGCGCGGCCCATAAAAGTAGAGACACTGAATAAGAAGCGCCTAGCGGTTGATGCTTCGATCTGGATATATCAGTTCTTGAAAGCTGTACGTGATAAAGAAGGGAATGCCCTTCGTAATTCTCATGTCGTTGGCTTCTTCCGTCGCATCTGTAAGCTGCTTTACTTCGGAATAAAGCCAGTCTTCGTGTTTGACGGTGGTGCACCGATTCTTAAAAGACAAACAATAGCTGGCAGGAAGAAACGACGGGAGGGTCGCAGAGAGGATGCTGTACGAACCGCCGGGAAGCTGCTTGCGGTGCAGTTGCAAAGGTCtgcagaggaagaggcagcTAGACGCAGAGATGGAGCGCCcagagagcaagaggaagtCCCGGATAATCCGGTATATGTCGAAGACGCTGGTATgaccgagaaagagaagcgcCAAGCTCGGTCGTTCAGGAAAAAGGATGCTTACCATCTTCCGGATTTACATGTTTCACTGGAAGAGATGGGAGCTCCGAATGATCCGCGGATTATGTCTCGCGAAGAACTTGAGGAATATGCAAAGCAGTTCTATAGAGGCGAAGACATTAACCTATACGACTTCTCCAAGATCGATTTCGACAGCCCATTTTTCATGAGCCTTCCTGCCACGGATCGATATAATATCCTGAATGCCGCGCGACTACGGAGTCGGCTGCGCATGGGTTATTCTAAGGAGCAGCTTGATCACATGTTTCCAGATCGTATGGCCTTCTCAAAGTTTCAAATTGAGAGggtgaaagaaagaaatgaccTTACTCAACGTCTGATGAATATCAACGGCATGAACGGTGAAGATGCTTTTTATAACTCGGGCCAGCGGATTGCTGGAGAGCGCGGTAAGGAGTATGTGTTGGTCAAGGACAATGCCGTGGAAGGTGGCTGGGCACTGGGTGTCGTAGGAAATAAGGATGAAGGGCGGGAGCACAAACCTATCGATGTCGACCAGTATGGCAAGCAAGAAATCTTTCcagagaaggatgaagattCGGAAGACGATGGGGGCTTTGAGGATGTACCCATAGAAGGCCTCAACCGACTTCCCAAACTTGAGTTCCTTCGGGAAGGCATCTTCGATGCTTCGATCAGACAGCAAATGCAGGAGAACACTGAGCGAAGGGTCACTCAAGGTCTGCCACAGAGCCACGAAGATGACTCTCTTTTCGTGCAAGAGGATGTGCACGAAAGACCACATCACCATGGACGTCGTGCTATTGATGAAATATTTGAGATggatggagagaatgaagacGAGGGCCTTCAGAAAGCGATAGAAATGTCCCTGAGACCCACGTCTCCTCTGGATCAACATGATAACGACATGCCGGACATCTCGATCAATCGTAGCAGTGCTCATCTAGCTCCGCTCAAGGAAACCACACCAAGTTTCAGTCCTGAaagcgatgatgacggctTAGACTTTGCAACTGCATTGGCGCAGTcgaaaaggacaaagaaagacccaGTCCCGAATCATCCTTTTGATGGGCCTCTTCCTTTTGAGTCTATCAAGCTTGACAAGCCCTTTAAAACGAAAAATCCCCAGCATGAAGAGCTCGATCAGCATGCTGGCGGCTTCGAAAAAGAACCAGCAAAGCAGACGAAAGCCGAACAACCGTTACCACCTTGGTTTTCTGGAGGGAGCTCGACTGCCGAGTTCATTGCCGATAATGATGATAGCCCATTGGAAATTCATCGGGATAGCACCATGACTCCGAACCATGTTTTCCTGAAAAAtcaccaaatccccaaaGTaattgatgttgatatgCTTCCTGGCTCAGATGAGGTGATTGACTTGGAAGCGAACTCCGAGGAGTGCAGACAGCCTCGGGCTACACAAACGCTGAACAAGACAGAAAATCCGAGAAAGGATACTACGGCTGTCATCCGTGAAATTCCTACGGCAGGTGCTGAAGCTACCAACATCCCTGGACGAGCCTCTATTGCAGAGACTGCCCATGAACCATCTACTTCCCATGATATAGAGGCTAGTAGGGATGAGCAGGCAGATTTGTTGCGTACCCAACCGTCGCTATCTCCCGAATTTGAAGATGTCGAACTACACCCAAAAGAGGCGATAACCGGCACTGTCGTTCCTGAGATGGAGTCACAAAGCCATCAAGTTGATgagcttgaagatatcattggggaagatgatgggtTTTCGgacccagaagatgaggagttAATGCGACAGCTGGCAGCTGAAGGTGAAGAGCACGTCCGATTCGCGGCTACGCTGAACTCTACGTCGCACACCGAAAATACATTTGATTACGAGCAGGAGCTCAAACAACTGCGATCCCAACAGAAAAAGGACCGCAGAGACGCGGATGAAGTGTCTCAAATCATGATCTCTGAGTGCCAGCAACTCCTAACACTGTTTGGCCTGCCCTATATTACTGCACCAATGGAAGCCGAGGCTCAATGTGCAGAGCTAGTGGCATTGGGTCTCgtggatggcatcatcactGATGATAGcgatatcttcttgtttgggGGCACACGCGTCTATAAGAACATGTTCAACCAAGGGAAATTTGTCGAATGCTATCTAACTTCTGATTTGGAAAAAGAATATGCCCTTCATCGAAGGAAACTTATCAGTTTTGCCCATTTACTTGGCAGTGATTATACAGAAGGTATACCGGGCATTGGACCTGTGACAGCGCTGGAAATTCTCACAGAGTTTTCTAACCTGGAGGAGTTCCGTGATTGGTGGACCCAAGTTCAAATGGGAATGAACTTATCCGATGGGGAGCATGCTGCTTTTTACAAGAAGTTCAGGAAGCAGGCTTCTAAGATTTTCCTGTCGCCTTCTTTCCCGAATAGCCAGGTTGATGTGGCATATCTCGAACCCGAAGTCGATTCGGATCCATCCCCCTTCCAGTGGGGGGTTCCCGATCTACATGGCCTGCGCAATTTTCTAATGGCGACGATCGGATGGAGTCAGGAACGAACCGATGAGGTTCTGGTGCCAGTAATCCGCGACATGAACCGCAGAGAGCAGGAAGGTACGCAGTCTAACATCACAGCTTTCTTCCAGGGGCCTCAAGGGGCGGGTGCTTTTGCACCGCGT AGACGGGAATCGATGACATCAgtgaaattgaaaaagatgCTTTTTGGGTCGCAATGA
- a CDS encoding uncharacterized protein (predicted protein), with the protein MSDEHIARQTASSLDRLENFNFLLSRHDPALAKSRHYSFDADAAGLAPFQNLSMDYDQTEGMGGISVSSYDSIEDERNPIDVRGYPYHAPHQGSYVPLGASLV; encoded by the exons ATGTCAGATGAGCACATCGCTCGTCAGACAGCGTCAAGCCTCGATAGGCTTGAGAATTTCAACTTCTTACTCTCCCGACACGATCCTGCCCTGGCAAAGAGTCGACATTACTCTTTCGACGCAGACGCGGCCGGCTTGGCTCCTTTTCAAAACCTGAGCATGGATTACGACCAGACTGAGGGAATGGGCGGTATTTCCGTCAGTTCCTACGATAGCATTGAGGATGAACGGAACCCGATCGATGTGAGAGGGTATCCCTATCATG CTCCCCACCAAGGGTCTTATGTCCCCCTTGGAGCTTCCCTCGTGTGA
- a CDS encoding Eisosome component PIL1/LSP1 family protein (predicted protein) yields the protein MHRTYSMRQSRMPTASQIENPPPPLSTTKTNRWIGKGGFGHAFRKNAAGAFGPDLARKLSQLVKMEKNVMRSMEMVAKERMETAQQLSIWGENCDEDVSDITDKIGVLLYEIGELEDLYVDRYDQYRVTIKSIRNIEASVQPSRDRKQKITDEIAKLKYKDPNSPRIVVLEQELVRAEAESLVAEAQLSNITREKLKAAFQYQFDALREHCEKVAIIAGYGKHLLDLIDDTPVTPGETRASYDGYDASKAIIQDCEEALANWVTSKAAVKSDVSQRTRTLSQRRREAIGKNRDGVDLSTQDQPMRGDRDSWVPADQHPTYVEDGEEVASTVDGEARGREEEREPVSV from the exons ATGCATCGCACCTATTCCATGCGCCAATCGCGCATGCCCACCGCATCGCAGATTGAGAATCCGCCTCCGCCGTTGTCCACGACCAAGACAAACCGATGGATTGGGAAAGGCGGCTTCG GCCATGCCTTCCGTAAGAATGCCGCCGGCGCATTCGGACCCGATCTTGCAAGGAAGCTCTCCCAGCTCGTtaagatggagaagaatgtcatGCGCAGCATGGAAATGGTAGCCAAGGAGCGTATGGAGACCGCT CAACAACTGTCCATCTGGGGTGAGAACTGTGACGAAGATGTGTCCGACATCACGGACAAGATCGGCGTGTTGCTCTATGAAATCGGAGAGTTGGAAGACCTCTATGTCGACCGTTATGATCAGTACCGTGTCACCATCAAGAGCATTCGCAACATTGAAGCTTCCGTTCAGCCCAGCCGAGACC GCAAACAGAAGATCACCGATGAGATCGCCAAGCTCAAGTACAAGGACCCAAACTCTCCTCGGATCGTGGTTCTCGAGCAAGAGCTGGTTCGCGCAGAAGCCGAGTCCCTCGTAGCCGAGGCTCAGCTTTCCAACATCACTcgcgagaagctcaaggcaGCTTTCCAGTACCAGTTCGATGCACTCCGTGAGCACTGCGAGAAGGTGGCCATCATCGCTGGCTACGGCAAGCACCTTCTGGATCTCATCGACGATACTCCAGTCACCCCTGGTGAAACTCGCGCCTCGTACGACGGATACGATGCTAGCAAGGCTATCATTCAGGACTGCGAAGAGGCACTTGCCAACTGGGTTACCTCTAAGGCCGCCGTCAAGTCCGACGTGTCACAGCGCACGCGCACCCTATCTCAGCGTCGCCGGGAGGCTATCGGCAAGAACCGCGATGGTGTCGACCTCTCTACTCAGGACCAGCCCATGAGGGGCGATCGGGATTCGTGGGTCCCTGCTGACCAGCACCCAACCTACGTTGAAGATGGTGAGGAAGTCGCTAGCACCGTGGACGGAGAGGCTCGGggtcgagaagaagaacgcgAGCCTGTCAGCGTCTAA
- a CDS encoding transcription factor domain-containing protein (predicted protein) translates to MRRNITCKFTTRKEKRDNLKRTNYVKTLEERLKKTESLLRAAGLLDDDDITQLDSGGEDGNDNSEDETDIDPTQNEHYGSMSRDSGMPASTDSIHVANEESNVTSLSTKSAGQSQKLPWDSTLHQPPLFRYDPREDSRYYGRSSFLSILSRDGIEWIKSKTGESRFLTLLHENKDHDNPWDHWRPDVFHDVFSSTVFKPLPPRAEVFSLLKDYFRTVNRLFPLYHEATFMQLVEWQYTQQTCDDAARWASINIILSLAYEYRFSNCQKSEKDREKAWLYYKNAMSVFPELTLRRTDILSVQALIGMALFLRGNSGTQSASPIITAAIRSCQRMGLHRDVPRPHLSQAEQEQRKRVFWVAYILDQSACIRTGSSPTQHPDDLDIGFPEVDNDDEFTMNGNASFFRQLCHLTLIRSRVYSKLYAVKALQKMSPREIYDIVRELREELEEWHNASPFTQQLKPRGASQDFLVGFATAGLQFGYYNSMIMIHRLPLTIHFAYMRHSTIDVKWDVDHKTIFNESTKASSICVQAARDTLKLVNNLPWGDIAWIWSLLYYIFLAVTILFTYILRDSQHPKAREDLQHLSMAATFFTTLIPGDGPCNYAKFMTKMCANFERVARAVVEREQKTFKSSDRHPQPVTPSVTTQGQNERSSPSKEQASHSSCTGNVDIPQIEGLPRINSSGYVVPESPSAASEDAPSGDLPAVSDPLLGGFSVSQPHESTSASIQQSYQYPMDDTFPAPMAHNIQQPELWQIPMTADWEFGGQFLSLFGPQFLDQGGSDVMSAMAGMTAPPMPSAPMNMGFNCEDSDNVDDYPAWMPRGFMNLF, encoded by the exons ATGCGTCGTAACATAACGTGCAAATTCACcacaaggaaagagaagagagataaTCTGAAAAG AACGAACTACGTGAAAACCCTAGAAGAACGTTTGAAGAAGACTGAATCTTTACTCCGCGCTGCAGGTCTTCTAGACGACGACGATATTACTCAACTTGATTccggtggtgaagatggtAACGACAACTCTGAGGACGAAACTGATATTGATCCTACACAAAACGAACATTATGGTTCGATGAGCCGTGATTCCGGGATGCCGGCATCGACAGACTCAATACATGTTGCAAACGAAGAGTCGAACGTCACGTCTCTATCGACTAAATCTGCCGGACAGAGCCAGAAACTACCTTGGGATAGCACCCTGCATCAGCCACCCCTCTTCCGCTATGACCCTAGAGAAGACTCTCGATATTACG GACGATCTTCATTCCTGTCCATTTTATCTCGAGATGGAATTGAGTGGATCAAGAGCAAGACAGGAGAGTCTAGGTTTCTTACTCTACTACACGAGAACAAGGACCACGACAACCCTTGGGATCACTGGCGGCCAGATGTATTCCATGACGTGTTCTCGTCCACAGTCTTTAAGCCCTTACCTCCGAGAGCAGAAGTATTTTCCTTATTGAAGGATTATTTTCGCACAGTGAACCGGTTATTCCCACTGTACCATGAGGCGACATTTATGCAGTTGGTTGAATGGCAGTATACGCAACAGACGTGTGATGATGCTGCCCGTTGGGCCAGCATCAATATTATTCTCTCTTTAGCTTACGAATATCGATTTTCCAACTGTCAGAAGTCAGAAAAAGATAGGGAGAAAGCCTGGCTGTACTACAAGAATGCTATGTCAGTATTTCCGGAGCTGACATTACGGAGGACCGATATTCTGAGCGTGCAGGCCCTTATTGGCATGGCTTTATTTCTCCGAGGAAATTCGGGTACTCAGTCAGCATCACCTATCATAACAGCAGCCATACGATCATGCCAACGAATGGGGCTTCATCGTGACGTTCCCAGACCCCATCTTTCCCAGGCCGAGCAAgaacagaggaagagggtATTCTGGGTTGCCTATATCCTTGATCAGAG CGCATGCATACGGACGGGGAGTTCGCCCACCCAGCATCCAGACGATCTTGATATCGGTTTTCCCGAGGtggataatgatgatgagtttACAATGAACGGCAATGCTTCTTTTTTCCGCCAGCTTTGCCATTTGACGCTCATAAGAAGCCGGGTATATAGTAAACTTTATGCTGTTAAGGCTCTGCAGAAAATGTCTCCCAGAGAGATCTACGATATTGTCCGGGAGCTCCGagaggaacttgaagaaTGGCATAATGCAAGCCCTTTCACCCAACAACTGAAGCCGAGAGGAGCCAGTCAGGATTTCCTGGTTGGATTTGCTACTGCTGGTTTGCAGTTTGGCTATTATAATTCTATGATCATGATCCACCGTCTGCCCTTGACTATTCATTTTGCCTATATGCGACATTCTACAATTGACGTCAAGTGGGACGTTGATCACAAAACCATCTTCAACGAGTCGACTAAGGCGAGCTCAATCTGCGTTCAGGCTGCCCGGGACACACTGAAGCTTGTGAATAACCTTCCCTGGGGGGACATAGCATGGATCTG GTCTCTGTTGTATTATATTTTCCTGGCAGTTACCATACTATTCACTTATATCCTACGTGACAGTCAGCACCCCAAGGCAAGGGAAGATTTGCAGCATCTAAGCATGGCAGcaaccttcttcacaacGCTCATACCCGGCGACGGGCCCTGCAACTACGCCAAGTTTATGACTAAGATGTGTGCCAACTTTGAGCGAGTAGCCCGGGCAGTCGTTGAGCGAGAACAGAAGACATTCAAATCAAGCGATAGACATCCCCAGCCCGTGACACCATCCGTCACCACCCAGGGACAGAATGAAAGGAGCTCCCCGTCCAAGGAGCAAGCATCCCATTCGTCTTGTACCGGCAATGTTGACATTCCCCAAATCGAAGGCCTCCCACGTATAAACTCGTCAGGCTATGTTGTTCCTGAAAGCCCTAGCGCTGCCTCAGAAGACGCCCCCTCTGGGGACCTACCCGCTGTGAGCGATCCGCTCCTAGGCGGGTTCTCAGTGAGCCAGCCACATGAAAGCACAAGTGCAAGCATCCAGCAGAGCTACCAGTATCCAATGGATGACACTTTTCCGGCCCCTATGGCCCACAACATACAACAGCCAGAATTGTGGCAAATTCCAATGACGGCTGACTGGGAGTTTGGCGGTCAGTTTCTGAGTCTTTTCGGTCCACAATTCTTAGATCAAGGGGGTAGCGATGTCATGTCGGCAATGGCCGGGATGACAGCACCACCAATGCCTTCGGCGCCAATGAATATGGGGTTCAACTGCGAGGATTCTGATAATGTGGACGACTATCCTGCGTGGATGCCCCGAGGATTTATGAACCTCTTCTAA
- a CDS encoding uncharacterized protein (predicted protein) yields the protein MSIPPFFHSSIISSHLITANTKPYFHQHPRPRQLINITSSAEGTRMTTSSNPKTYTYTRYPPGISPSIPRLDTEEDVKKAVLANPETTFDDTVDTTGGWYQKDMEGKVLAIVSDQMCEELDARRDHAEAWVKENERRKAAGEPPLEPVCWR from the exons ATGTCTATACCTCCAttcttccattcttccaTCATTTCATCCCATCTCATAACCGCCAATACTAAACCATAC TTTCACCAACATCCCAGACCAAGACAACTAATAAACATCACCTCCAGCGCAGAAGGAACAAGGATGACCACCTCATCCAATCCAAAAACGTACACCTACACCCGCTACCCACCCGGCATCTCCCCCTCCATCCCACGCTTAGACACAGAGGAAGACGTCAAGAAGGCCGTGCTCGCCAACCCCGAAACCACCTTCGACGACACGGTCGACACCACCGGCGGCTGGTACCAGAAAGACATGGAGGGGAAGGTGTTGGCCATTGTGTCGGATCAGATGTGTGAGGAGCTGGATGCGAGGCGGGATCACGCTGAGGCGTgggtgaaggagaatgagagaaggaaggcggCGGGGGAGCCGCCCTTGGAGCCTGTTTGTTGGAGGTAG